AGTCCATTTTCTCCGGCCATAGCTCCTCCGCCTGTCGGTGCAAATCCTGCAACACAGAATCCACCACATCCAGCAAAGCCGCGCGTCCCGTCAACCGCGCCTCTTTTTTGCTCAACCCCTCGCGGGCGCTGACGCCCCTGCCGATGGCCACCGCATACCCGGAATCCATCAGGACATGCGCCAACCCGTCAAACGCTTCCACGATCACGCGTTCCTGCTTTGGCAGTCCCGTGAACAGAGAATGACTGCAGGACAAGAACAACAACAAAAAGATTATTAAATAGCGCATGGGTGACCTCCTTTTGCCGTTTGAAAAAGGTGAGATGAACCGCTTTAGATTCCGGAAACGATCGTTACCACGCTCCCGATTTGCAAACATAGTGAATTGTAGAACGAAAAACAATACAAACTCTCTCACCCATTTTAAAAAAATATCTACCCCAGGTTTTCCGCTAAAAGCCAATTGCCAATAGCTAACATCCTCTGTTTTCATGGCGTGCGGGTATGGCGGAACCTGCAAACTGGATTCAGATGCACCCTTTTTAAAAAGGCACAGTGTCCTCAAAAATAGTCTTGATATTCATAAAATGATCTCTTATTTTAAAGTCGGTTATTTATTATAAGGACAATAAATCATGGATAGAATTACTGTAAATCCCAAAATACTGGGCGGCAAACCCATAATAAGAGGAACCCGTATATCCGTTGAACATATTCTCAAACTCCTCGCCTCCAATGTATCAGAAAAGGAAATCATTGAGGATTATCCGCACCTGTCACATGAGGATATACAGGCCTGTCTGGAATATGCCGCTGATTCCCTGAGGAATGAAATTGTTGTGGATTTGGAATCAACATCAAGAAATTTAAAAGCCTGAAAATACTCAGTAACGTCCGGTTAGGTTTTTGCACGTAAGTAATTTCGTCGATTTTTTCGATGAGATTTTCTACGATTTTTCTTGTCGGAATCTCGCACTTCATTTTGAATTTGAATACGGAGTTCTCGCACTCTTTCGATGTTAACTTTTTCGTTATAATTTTCATGACAATAGATTGCCAGTA
This genomic window from candidate division KSB1 bacterium contains:
- a CDS encoding DUF433 domain-containing protein: MDRITVNPKILGGKPIIRGTRISVEHILKLLASNVSEKEIIEDYPHLSHEDIQACLEYAADSLRNEIVVDLESTSRNLKA